GAGATCAAAGAGAAAGGGGATTACAATCAGGGGATGATAGCCATGGTCATAATAACACTGGGAAAATAAGACATACTGAAGAGGTCACCTGTGATCAAACTTATAGTGTCAGATTATTTTCTACTTCCCCTGTGGCCCTGCTTTGCTGTTTGTTCATTTCCACTCTTGGTCAATCTACACAAGTTGCATTAAATATGCTCTTTGATATTATCTGTCAGATAATGTGTAAACCAAGACTAATTATAAAAATCTGGTCAATTTCTTACTGATGATTTATGGAGTATTGATAGAACAGGGGGACTAGAGCGTCTCCATTGCATTTGTGGGAGACAGAAAACATATTTGGAAactataacaaaaaataaataaataaattatgaatgaaATTAGAATAGTGTTTTTctgaaatgatttattttatctattctGAAACTCCATATGATGTTTGCAATTTCACTCTCACCGCATCAGTCCATTGCTTTGTCTAGTTTGTCGTGTGTTTGGCTGCGTGggtttaaattttctttctaTCACCCCATTTCTCAGAGTTCCTTCTTTATTTTTTAGGTCAGTGCAAGGGTTAGATCAGATTCTAATGAACTCTCTTCCCTTGAGGAAGACATGAACCTGAATGAAGAGCATACAGACTCGGCTGCTGGATTTGAGGGTTCATCCAATACATCAGAAAGTTTATTTACTGAAAAGCATGATACTTCCAGCATACAAGATGTTGATAGCCTCAAAATAATATCTGGTGATCTACAAACTTTTTCTCATTGTCAAAGTCCTCATTCAGAGAAAGGAGATTCATCTGAACATCAGAATATGGCCCAAGGGAGTAGTGATTCTGCTTTCATGTGGGGTACAATCTATTCCTTTGATAATGAGCTGGCAATTGCTCGTGAAGAAAATAATCGACTTAGAGAAAGTCTGGAATTGGCTGAATCATCCTTCTTAGGCCTTAAGTTAGAAGTCAGTTCTTTGCAAAGTCTAGCTGGTAAATTAGGCACTGAAACTCAAAATTTTTCCCACCTCCTTACTTCTGAGATTTTTTTGGGTGGAGAACTGGAAAAAGAAGTTTCCGCCATTAAATTAGAGTGCCTGAAGCTCAAGGATGATATCAACAGGcttaaagatttaaaatctaTCCCTCACACTACTATTTTGGACACAAGTGACAATCGGAGTAGTCACTTGCGTCAGGATGTGCAGCTTCAATTTTTAAAGGTAATCTCTGCAGCAGAGGGCAAGATAAGAGAACTTCAAAGCAAGACTTACATTGTTGGCGATGCTTGTGACGGTAGATTGATTTACTCGGAGTTGGAGGCATTGCTCAATATTCTGCAGAGTGTCGAACGAGGAAATGATGATGCAACAAACTTGCTACATGTGGTGCCATCAGAGAGCACAGATGTGAAGGAGATCCGAGAAATATGCACAGATAAGCAAAAAGAGTATACATCCGAAAATGGATTTTGTTTGGATTTGTGTCATCCCGAAAGTATTCTTCAGCATTTCAATATTCCCCCTCCAGTCTCTGACCCTTCAGGTGCTATTGATTCTTTGAAAGGACAAATATTTGATCTTGTTAGGGAATTGGATGAGGCAAAAGTTGAAAAGGAAGGTCTTATCAGAAAAATGGATCAAATGGAATGTTACTATGAAACACTTATTCAGGAACTGGAAGAAAATCAGAAGCAAATGGTGGCAGAGTTGCAACTCCTCAGAAGTGAACATTCAACTTGCCTGCATGCTTTGTCTGCCAGCAGAGTTGAAATTGAGTCGACGCATCGAGATATGAATCAGAAGATGATACAATTTTGTAATGAGAGGCATGATTTGGAAGTCCTCAACAAGGAGCTTGAGAGAAGGGTTGCCTCTTCAGAAGCCGCACTGAGAAGAGCCCGCTTAAATTACTCGATTGCAGTGGATAAATTGCAGAAGGACCTTGAGCTGCTTTCCTCACAGGTTGTGTCTATGTATGAGACAAATGAAAACCTCATCAAGCAGGCTTTTATAGAACCTTCAGAGTTAAATTTGCAAGGAGACCAGAAGTTTTTGAAGAATCCTGAAGATTATGATGCAAAAAATGTACCTCAGCATCAGAATCATTGTTTGGGTGTCAGGAGAAAATCTCTGGGTGGAGATATTCTTTTGGAAGACTTGAAGAGATCCTTCTCCTTGCAGGAAGAGCTTTATCAAAAGGTTGAAGCAGAACTTGTCGAAATGTGCAATGTGAACTTGAACTTGGATATATACTCAAAAATCTTGAAAGAATCCCTACTTGAAGCAAATGCTGAAATTAGAGTTATCAAGGGGAAAAAGGATGAAGTTGTATTGGAGTTGGAACTTTCAAACGCTTCTCAGAATCAGTTGATGATGAGGTTTCAGGAGGCCTCTGATGATATTCACAAACTTAATGAGTACAAGTCTAGTTGTATTTCTCAATGTAGTGAATTGGCTCTGCAAAACCAACTTTTAGGAGATAAGTTGGAAAGTGTGTCCGGGGAAAATCATCTATTTTCTGAGAAGCTGAAAGACTTGGAAATTATTGAAATGGAATACAGAAGTTGCCAGAGAAAAATTGAAAGTTATTTAACTGAGAACGCAGCACTGTCTCTTTCCTTGAAAcaagaagcatttgaaaaggAGAAACTTCAAAATGAATCGTCGCTGTTAGAGGAAAAGTGGGTTATCCTGAAATCTGAATCAGATGAGTTGGCATCTTTGAAGGAAAATCAAGAGGATTATATCAGCTTTATCCAAGATAAGCTGGTGAATCTGTTGGAGTCCTACAATAAAAGATTTTTTGTTTTGACTAATTCACACTCTCTCAATTTCAAGCACATAGATATGAAAGATGTCATCTTACGGTTAGAAGAGATCCAGCATGATGCATGTGGAAGaattgttcaactgattgaacAGAATAAAAACCTTGAAGATGAAATAGTCATGGCCAGATTGGAGATTATGTCAATGAAGCAAAAGTTTAAGAGTGACATGCATGATATGGTGACTAGGCTGGATGTGTCCAATGCCCTTGTGGAAAAACTTCAAACTCAACTCGAATCTATTGGCAAAAAATTCCAGGTCAGTTTTGAAATTGAAGAGAACTACACCCAGCAAAACAAATCACTTTTAGCTGATCTTAGTCTGTTGGAAGATCGCGTGCACGAAATGACATGTAAAAATGGTCACTTAGCCCAAGAGACCGCCTGCTTGGATGCTCTGGTTGAGGAGCTTGGGAGTAGTAAATCAGCTATCTGTGCACTGATGCAAGAAAAACGAGAACTTGTTGTATCCTTGAAGGATGAAGGTGAAAAATCTGTCAAGATTTCATCTGAGATTTCTTGTCTGAAAGAAAGTTTGAGCAATATGAATGATGAATTGCAAAGAGAAAAGATTTACAGAGATGAATTGGAGCGAAAAAATAAAGATCTTATTTCTCAGTTGAATAAGGATCGTGCTAAACTGATTGATTTGGAACAGCAAAATGCCGAACTTGATCATACTAAGGGCCTAGCAGTTGATCTAGAGTTGGAGAAGTCTAGACTTGCTCATCTTTTGGAGCAGCAAATGATGCTTACGAAAGAACTTCACCTGAAAATTTCTGAACAATCTAGTCTTGAATGCCAGCTGCTTTTGCTTTATGATTACTCGCTTGCTGCAGATGTTGAGCTGACTTATGTCTCAATCCAGTACAGATCCCTGTGCCAAAAATATCTCCAGCAGCTTATGCTGTCAGAAAGTTTTCGTAGGGAGGATGGGGAGAGGTACCATGAATTGGAGGTTACATTGAATCAATACCGCACCAGTGAAGCTCATTTAAGTGAAGAAAGAGATAACTTGATGAAAATTCTTAAAAGCCTCGAGTCTGAATTTGAAGTTTCTGAAGCTCAAAACAGGCTTCTTTCTGATTCCAACAATGATCTCGAGAATCAACTTGAGCTGTGCAAGAGAAAGTTGACAACAGTGGAAAACAGCAGCTCCTTGGATAAAATCTTACAAGCTTCTGAGGTAGAAaagatgaaaaatatgatgatagATGCTGAAAAGCAGATCAGTTGCCTGACAGTTTCAAAAGAAGAattggaaattttaattttagtactCAAAGGCAAACTGGATGAACAGTGTGCTGATATAGTGCTGCTAGAGGATTACAAAGATGCTGAGATGGAGTTACGTTCCCAATGCAATGAAATTTCACGTAAGCTCTCTGAACAGGTTTTGAAGACTGAGGAATTTAAGAACTTGTCAATCCATTTGAAGGAACTGAAAGATGAGGCTGAAAATGAATTCCGTCTTTCTCGTGAAAAGAAAGAAGCTGAAGGGCATTC
This genomic interval from Primulina huaijiensis isolate GDHJ02 unplaced genomic scaffold, ASM1229523v2 scaffold32979, whole genome shotgun sequence contains the following:
- the LOC140968199 gene encoding uncharacterized protein: MSKITKWKLEKTKVKVVFRLQFHATHVPQNGWDKLFISFIPADSGKPTAKTTKANVRNGTCKWADPIYETTRLLQDSKSKQYDEKLYKLVVAMGASRASILGEAMIDLSDYVDALKPSAVALSLHGCNFGTILHVTVQLLTSKTGFREFEQQRDQRERGLQSGDDSHGHNNTGKIRHTEEVSARVRSDSNELSSLEEDMNLNEEHTDSAAGFEGSSNTSESLFTEKHDTSSIQDVDSLKIISGDLQTFSHCQSPHSEKGDSSEHQNMAQGSSDSAFMWGTIYSFDNELAIAREENNRLRESLELAESSFLGLKLEVSSLQSLAGKLGTETQNFSHLLTSEIFLGGELEKEVSAIKLECLKLKDDINRLKDLKSIPHTTILDTSDNRSSHLRQDVQLQFLKVISAAEGKIRELQSKTYIVGDACDGRLIYSELEALLNILQSVERGNDDATNLLHVVPSESTDVKEIREICTDKQKEYTSENGFCLDLCHPESILQHFNIPPPVSDPSGAIDSLKGQIFDLVRELDEAKVEKEGLIRKMDQMECYYETLIQELEENQKQMVAELQLLRSEHSTCLHALSASRVEIESTHRDMNQKMIQFCNERHDLEVLNKELERRVASSEAALRRARLNYSIAVDKLQKDLELLSSQVVSMYETNENLIKQAFIEPSELNLQGDQKFLKNPEDYDAKNVPQHQNHCLGVRRKSLGGDILLEDLKRSFSLQEELYQKVEAELVEMCNVNLNLDIYSKILKESLLEANAEIRVIKGKKDEVVLELELSNASQNQLMMRFQEASDDIHKLNEYKSSCISQCSELALQNQLLGDKLESVSGENHLFSEKLKDLEIIEMEYRSCQRKIESYLTENAALSLSLKQEAFEKEKLQNESSLLEEKWVILKSESDELASLKENQEDYISFIQDKLVNLLESYNKRFFVLTNSHSLNFKHIDMKDVILRLEEIQHDACGRIVQLIEQNKNLEDEIVMARLEIMSMKQKFKSDMHDMVTRLDVSNALVEKLQTQLESIGKKFQVSFEIEENYTQQNKSLLADLSLLEDRVHEMTCKNGHLAQETACLDALVEELGSSKSAICALMQEKRELVVSLKDEGEKSVKISSEISCLKESLSNMNDELQREKIYRDELERKNKDLISQLNKDRAKLIDLEQQNAELDHTKGLAVDLELEKSRLAHLLEQQMMLTKELHLKISEQSSLECQLLLLYDYSLAADVELTYVSIQYRSLCQKYLQQLMLSESFRREDGERYHELEVTLNQYRTSEAHLSEERDNLMKILKSLESEFEVSEAQNRLLSDSNNDLENQLELCKRKLTTVENSSSLDKILQASEVEKMKNMMIDAEKQISCLTVSKEELEILILVLKGKLDEQCADIVLLEDYKDAEMELRSQCNEISRKLSEQVLKTEEFKNLSIHLKELKDEAENEFRLSREKKEAEGHSVAVHDSLRVAFMKEQYETQLQELKQKLSISKKHGEEMLLKLQDAIDEVENRKKSEAMNLKKNEELSHKIVDIEKELQLVLAEKHEMSKDCDRVRAELECALLSLECCKEEKEKLEAYLQECEVERSQLLVEINLAKVQLENHRKVKKHENGSVIDVEYSVNKLPENSSPIVLDHDESACSGKRIRAISILADDDADLAEAVELRTFQDGGRHQIPEAAVGEPPQSNGKNSDVKSDCLGSHILKSSLEHLHEELEKMKKENIDFHI